One genomic segment of Primulina tabacum isolate GXHZ01 chromosome 9, ASM2559414v2, whole genome shotgun sequence includes these proteins:
- the LOC142504323 gene encoding uncharacterized protein LOC142504323 yields the protein MLAVVFDLDKFRSYLVGSKVIVHTDHSALKYLLNKKDYKPRLIRWILLLQEFDIEIVDRKGTQNQVADHLSRLEKPEEDKFVIRDEFPDEKLYVISNLPWCIPAEEVSYILAHCHSGQTGGHFGASKMTTKILQAGFYWPTLFKYAYNYVLNCNECQRVGKLRSKWSGPFTVTEVFPFGVVEIRGDSGNPFKVNPQ from the exons atgTTGGCTGTTGTGTTTGATTTGGACAAGTTTCGGTCATACCTTGTAGGGAGTAAAGTGATAGTCCACACGGATCATTCAGCTTTGAAGTATCTCTTAAACAAGAAGGATTACAAGCCAAGATTGATAAGATGGATCCTTCTACTGCAAGAATTTGACATAGAGATCGTGGATCGCAAGGGGACTCAAAACCAAGTTGCTGATCATCTATCGAGATTGGAGAAGCCTGAGGAAGATAAGTTTGTAATTAGAGATGAATTTCCTGACGAGAAACTTTATGTCATATCTAATTTACCATG GTGTATTCCAGCGGAAGAGGTAAGTTATATACTTGCTCATTGTCACAGTGGTCAAACTGGAGGACATTTTGGGGCAAGTAAAATGACCACAAAAATCCTTCAAGCTGGATTCTACTGGCCTACACTGTTCAAGTATGCAtataattatgttttgaattgcAATGAATGCCAACGTGTTG GTAAACTTCGTTCCAAATGGTCTGGGCCTTTTACTGTTACTGAAGTTTTTCCATTTGGTGTTGTAGAAATCCGCGGAGATTCTGGAAATCCCTTTAAG gtTAATCCTCAgtga